Genomic segment of Benincasa hispida cultivar B227 chromosome 1, ASM972705v1, whole genome shotgun sequence:
GCTTCCTTAAGGCTTGATAGGCTTTTCCGATGGGAGTTGAACCTACACATATAAACATACTACTTAGTGTTTACATTAGCCTTCCTTTTAGGCCTACTCAATAAATCAAGCTCATATGCCAAACTATCACATTGTGCCTCCTATCATTCACCTTGAGGGTCagacacttagccaatttggagGGATTGGGTGTCAAAAGAATGCACCCTTTGATCGCCCACACTCCttacacttagaaaaattttggagcATTAAACTGTAAATTCAATTCCAACAATTTATAACTAAATTTCCAGAACTGATCTCAAGgaaattccttctacaaacttgcttaGAATCAAGTTAaatattaacttaaaatttcagctcgaaATTCCTCGTCCTTTATTCTGGAGATTCAAAAgttcatcattggccccaattcaagcaactgtctgcttgttcaacaatttccagttcaaatctcaaaaatatataactcgattttcaggcctcatcttaaaaagtttcattctacaaagttgtttataactgaTTTAACAATATTATCTCAAAAGTTTAGCTCAAAAATTTTCTTGATTCGTCCTgaagcttcaattcttcactgatggcctagattcacctgAGAAACAAaccctttgtttttattttgatccTCCGACCTTATTCCGGCGAGTTTTCCTTCCAGCAGCACagccacagaaaatagacacacagagctttcgaatgccactaGAATTACAGAATAGCCCAAGTAATTTGTTCAAACCAATAAAATGAAGTCGGTCTTTCTGCTTACCACCGCCCAAAAtcttgcatgaaatctccttgggCCACTTAGCCCACTAATGAAGATTAATGGCTGAGATTTGATTAAGCCATTTTCTTCCCACTCCATCATAGCACAATTCAGcattaaatctcataggataGCATGGTCTTCTCTTGGtttcccatacttagccaaaatttgacCATTATTTCCTACATAGCCATCCGAGAGTTCTCTTATTCTTTAGTTTACTTTCTTTCTCCATCACTATTAACCAAAACATAATCTCATTACAACTTATTGGAAGACATCACATAACTTACACTTGCTTACTTAAGgtaattagggtttggattttACACCCTCACTACATTATGGATATGTAACATACTGGTCATGGATATTGGGATGGACATGTGAAGTTTGTTCTTCTTCCATGCTTAGTGTATTGAgggttgttggaaaaaaaaataaaatgttgagGGAGAGGACATCATGGAAGTGTACTGATCGAGTGGCGTTGTTGGATATTCATTCCGAACATTAGGTCGAATAGGAACATCCTCATGTCTTGTTGGATCACTTTGTTCTTCCTTGGAATGTCACCATCGAAATATTGCACTCGATATATCGAGGTGCGTCTACGCAAGCCTCTTTGAGTAGATATTGGCAAATTTGGAAGCTCGACctgaaaaagaattgaataataagttaatgattttaaaatttattttggtgtgtaatgaagaaataaaatcaaacaatcatagtaaacaataaactcataccaacaaGTGATAGGATGATCCTGCTTTGGTTATGTACCGCCTGCTCACAGTGGAATACCATTCAATATATCCAGGCTCGGTACCTATACCATTGTTAATAGGAGATCCATTAACAACTAAATTCTGTCAATTTTCCCAAATTTTAATATGAGGAGCCAAATATTCAATCCAGTCTCGCTCATGCCTGCCCCTTAAATCGTGTGAATGAAGTCGGGCGTCTGTGTTGCAAGGTTGAGGAATTTGTTGCAACATCTCAAATTGACACTTCATACGATCTAGGTGATGCCACTCCACAACGAAGAAGTATATGAGTGGGCATCTAGATGTCTATATCTCATTGCTATCGAGACAATATGGCGGCAATAGTTGGATCATATGATTATATGGCTTCCAAATAATCTGCATGCATATGTGTCAAAAAATGAATTAACTAGAAGATTGAAACATTATGAATATATGAtgtatgaatgaataaaatattacctGGTTAGACATATGTTTATCGAGTATGTGCCTATACTGTACTAGAACATGCGTAGGTTCTCTAATTACAGAATAGTTGTCATTTTATATACAACAATCAGAAGTTAAATTTTAGCTATTAGTATTTCATAATGAAACAACAATAATGAAGGGCACAAAGTTGTTCCCAGTCATAATTTAGAGACCCGATCAATGGTCTTCCATTAATTGGGAGTCCAAATTGGATGGCTACATCTTGAAGTGTAATTGTACACTTTCCATGCAACATGTGGAAAGTGTGTGTCTCCTGGCGCCATCGTTCCACTAATGCTATTATCAGATGCCAGTCTACTTGTATAAATTTTATACAAGAGACTCCGTAGAATCTTACAGCTCTCTTCGCCGACAATGCATTACATCGATATGCTCGTCTTCCCAAAAAACCTCAGATCTATGGTTGCGTTGTAAGTACAAAATCGAGTCGTTGTATGGCTCTGTAGTAACATCCCCGTCCATCTGATCccataaaaacaatattaaatttagaaaaaattgatGTGATTACAATCGACAAATATAATGTCAATTAATAACGAATACACCAttcattgtataaatacaatcaataaatataatgaaaattaataaagaatacaccgttcattgtataaatacaatcaataaatacaatgaaaattaataaagaatacatccttcattgtataaatacaatcaattaaatacaatgacaattaataaagaataaataagtaaaagaagttacaatcaattaaatacaatgagaattaaaaataaataactaagtcGCATCACGAGTTCAATTGGGACAATTTCGTCTATTATGCCCTTCTTGTTTGCAAATTGTGCATTGTGTCATGTAACGTTCCCTCCAATCCATCTCCTTTTGCATTCGAGAAGTACACGGTCTGCCAACCTTCCTAACTCGTGATTCGTCTAGATAAATAGTTGGGAAGTTAGGATCAAGCCAACATTTTTTATCGGGGATGGGCTCGAACTGGGGTGAATAACATGCCAGCTAAGTGGAAATTTTGTAATAGTCTTCAATGTAGTAAAAGTAGTCTACGCCAATGGTCTTACGCGCAACCATAGCGTGAGAATAGAGAATTCCAAAATTCTGCCACTTATTACATGTGCATGTTCTTTCACTTAATTTTACTCAGTGTGTGTTTTCACCCTTTAGTGTTATTGGTTGATTGAGGTGGTGACTTCACACAACCCTGTTCGATGGTCAAATATGTTGATGGAATGTTTGGTTGCACGTTGTTCCCaatgatttattttctttaccgcATACCTATGACAAATACGAAAATTACTTAGAATACCTCGATAGTCAGTATAAAAGCGTGAGTAACTAAGACGTGAATAATTTACCTCGTGAAACACTCTCCTGATTCAAGAGTAGTCTCTATTTCTACACGACGAgcaatgaaataagcaatagtTTGATAGAATATTGCTTGGACTAGTGTAGTGATGGGTAACTTTCTGGCTCCTTTCAGAACAACATTTGTACTTTCGGCCACATTCGTAGTTAGCCATCCATAACAATGACCACCATTATGTGACTATGTCCATTGCTTAGGATCTATAGAAGCAACATATCGTAAACAATTAGGGTTTGCTATTTGAAGTTCGGCCATACAGCCATTAAACTTCCgaacttgaaattttgatcCTGCACTATACACCAAACTCTTCAACAAACTATTTTTGAACTTGTCGTTAAAATTACTCACCACATGTCGCAAGCAGAATTTGTGGTGTACTCCAACCCAACTGTTGTTAGGGTTTCTAACTACAGATATAATGTCTTTGTGTCTATCTGAAATTAGACACATTCTCTCATTTTTATGCACCATATGATCCCATAAATTCCTCAAAAACCAGCCCTACGAGTCAGCACTTTCCTCCGGTACAATGGCGTATGCAACTGGATAGATGTGACCATTTGCATCAACTGAGATAGCTATTAACAATGTTCCTTCATACTTCCCATACAAATGCATTCCGTTAATTTGAAGTAGCGGCCTGCAATGCTTGAAACCATCGATAACAGGTCCAAACGACCAAAACACGCTACTGAATATTACAAGTCTTTCATCACAATCCACCTCATTTAGCCTCCAATGGACGACTGTACCGGGGTTTGTGATTTGTAAGATATTCATCCATTTGGACAGCAAATTATACGATTCAATCCAATCTTCGAATATCTTCCCAATTGTCTTTCTTCTTCCGTTCCACAATTTCCAATAACTGATGGAATAACCATACTGTTTCAAGATAATATCTTGTAATATTTTGATGTCAACTGACGGATTTTTTTTCACTATGCTGCTTACCTCAGATGCAATTAGATCTAAGTCCAATTGATTGTGATTCTGACTCAGTCTTGCATACACATAAGAATGCAGACCTTTGTACTGggtaatttcaaatttactgTATTTTTTATGGCAAATAGCCCGAAGTCTCCATGTGCACCCATTGCCATATCTCTTACACCTGACATCTCATGTTGTTTTCTTCGACTCAATGACCTCAAAATTTTAATGTCGAATGATTGAATAGTTTTTCACTGcattttttaaatccaatttggAATTGAATATCATCCCCTTAAGTAGTGAATCAGACCCCATATTACTATCTTCCCTCGTTGTCAAATCGGGTTCAATGGTCATCTTGTTCAGATCTATCTCAGTAAATGTTTCGAGGACTTCATGTATGCCATAAAATTGACCAGGTACTTGATCTAGATCAATGTCATCATAGTTTATTTCAACTTCTTCGTCTTTTGTGGCAATAGCTAGATCACACCGCTCATCCTCCACATCATGGCTTTCCAACTCAAGAGTAGCTTCAACTTCTTCGATGCTGGACTTGGGACACTGGGTTGGATATATACAGTTCAACTCTATTTGGAGGGTATGGAGCGTTGCTCATCATGAACCGTACATCAGTCTCACTTTGTAATGAGATGAGGATATAGAAAGTAGATCTCGCTACATACtaccatatctaaatattaccTCTACCCCATCATCTCTATTTATGGATAATGCATCACATAATCCATCGATTAATGTATTGAAGTCAACTTGATGATACATGTTTATACGAAGAGATGGTTCCCTATCATAGTCTATCACATTTGGCCCATTAACAATGTTTCCATGCATATAGCATAAAAATTCTATAACGTCCATCGTAGTTTGGCAAATGCAATATGatatttatcataatatttgCAAGTATATATTAGGCCaactatattaaaaataatattaagacatgcatcatcatttgaccataaatcaatgataaatattcttttatattggcatgaatctttattctttaatcatcataaaatttacaatattaaggtgaataaTCCAAAATAAACCGACTAGATAAACAGTaaacacaacaacaacaacaacacaaCATTACTAACAATAACATtaacattcaaacattcaatattcaataatgaatacatcattccaaataattgtaaataactATATACATACTTTTTGAATGACTTGATTGTAGAATTTTCTCAGAAATAATAGCCACGGTaaaaaaaagtcaatacaaaattatggatatttttttttattatgtatgaaaaaaacattatttttacgctgtaatattttttttactaaaataatAGACATTAGGAATATATTAGTAGCCATTAGTAAAATTTTGAGttatattatttttactaaaataattttcattaataGCCATTAGGaacatattaaaaattttacattaaaaattttatttcaacgtgaatcaaagatgattttttatttttaaaattttgagttacattatttttactaaaagtatttttccattaagaatatatttaaatactGATTTTTAGATTtcgttaaaattttctttcaaagtgaattaaagataattttttatttttaaaaatttgtgttagattatttttactaaaagtatgaaaaaaaaacattatttttactatgtaatattttttttattaatgacttttttatgtgtttaaccataaataattgaactttttagtttaaatttaataccgctattaattttaaattatttctttaattcgttttattttttttctctttttctccacaaaataaagtaatatcacTATTCTTTTCTCcacatattcttaattttatattaaaaattactaataaattttaaaattttggcaaaatgaaaaaaaaatttaaatataaattttacatttaaaaagatttattttttttgattaagaacatatttaaatacctatttttaGAATTCGTTAAAGTTTTCTTTCAacctatttttagatttatttatttttcattaataacgttaaatttttttattaatgacttttttatatgtttaaacataaataatttgagactatagtgtaatattttaaaaatcatagtTGAAGATtataaactatatttttattatatttaaccaACTAAGACATACTCATTTTGATAGCTAAATATCAACCAAATACCAACCAGAAAAGCAACAACAGAGTACCAACCAAATACCAAATATACCAACCAATAAAGTGGACTACATATAACACAATGTTAATCACATATAATTTTCCCTTATAATAACcaactataaaaaatatattaacttattaaaagaaaaatattgcacATTACCAAATAAAACTTTGCACCTTACCGAATATTCCAACTTAccaaaaaaactttgaataatATCCACcgtaaacaaaataaacattaaaaaaaatcagtaaaaattatcaaaaacttaattcaaagttaaataacaaaaatatatcaacttactAAATAAAATACTACACTGAAACAAATGAAGATAGAAAATAAtcggtatttgaaaataaatgaagaatgtggaagaaatgaaggaaattttgtTTTGGGTGAAGATGAAATGAGGATTTCGGTGATGAAGGGGAAGATGAAATGAGAGTTTAGGTGAAGGAGAAAATGAAATCGGTGAAGGAGGATGAAATTTGTGAAGGAGAAGATGAAAACGGTTAAATGAAGGAAagaagtttgatttttttatgcTAAAACGAGGGGAAAAACGCCAAAACCGATCAAAATGTGTCTGTTGAACATACGCATTCTGACCGCGTGCCAACTCACTCTGACGTGCATGACGTGTCAGAATGTGTCTGTtgagcaatttatttattttttttaatgtggtGTACgggggaaaaataataaatgaatgcGTCTCTACAAGAGACGCATTCGGATGGGGACAAAAAAACTCCCATTTTCCTTAAATAAGTTGGAAAGCATCCTTTTTTccaattaactttcaaaataaCCCCATTATACTATCGATATCAATTTAATAACATGACTgtttaattacaaataacaTGATTTACttcttttcaataataataataataacaataactaACATGATTTACTCACTTTACTTTACTTCCTTTTGTTGTATTTTAGTGTTTCCATCTCACCAGAGAAGAGAAATTAAGGTTGTACAAACTTCAGATTATCAACAAATAAAAGTCTTTCATACTATTCTAAAATCCATCATGATTCTATGTTTCAGACATAAGCATTTGAAAAGTGTAAAGAGATCTCAAAATGTACAGTAAATCACAGAGTGAAGCGTGAATACAAGAAATACagtaaaatttgagaaaagatcTTCACAGTGTTGGTTGAGGTTGTTGTAGGGTTGCTAGCCAATCCATCAAAGCTGAATTGACAAGCTCAGGAACTTCATCATGTGGGCAATGCCCTGCTTTCAAATTTACAAGAGTTGTGTTGGGataaaattctttgattctgtTGGCTTTAGCAGGACCAACCCATGGATCTAAGTCACCCCACAACAACAAAAGTGGACAGCACAGCTCACTCAGTACACTGTTTAGAGTATATTTGCTTTGATTGAACATGAATCTTGTCATCAATCTGCACCAGAATCAACTAACTTCACGTTCCAGGAAATTAAAACCAATGACTAAGATCCATGTTTTAAACTCCCACTAATTTCAAAAGCTTAAATTGATAGATAAGTATGcaaatctttaaaatattttcctaatacTGGTAAGTAAAAACACATACCTGTAGTAAACTTCTCTAGCATTCGGATCAGCTGCTGGCATCGATATAGACTCTACCAGATAGTCATCCACATTTTCCGAATTTATGTATACCTGCAAGGACAATGAATCAAAGACCTTCGGGCGTGCATAAAAAAGACCAGGAAGCCAACATTAAATGATTATGAAAAGTGGATCATCGTTTGAGACAAACAATTCacaattttagttttcatcTTTACAAGTTATATTAAGGAGAATAGTCAACATGATCTCCAACAATCTGACAACGCCTTGAAACAAAGAGTGCGTCACCAGCCACTTACACTCTTCAAAACAGAGACAATTCTAGCTGGTTGCTTAGTTTGCCAGAAAAGAACTCCAAGAAAGATCCGCTGAAAAAAATCCTTCAATGGCTTCAGAATGAACTTCTGGAAGCTGGTTTCTTCTGGCTCATCCGTCAACTTATTTACGTctccaaactgcccagcagAGTTTAGTAATACAACTCCGCGAACTTGATCTGGCAACCCTGCTGCTGAAACCAAGGCAGTAAACCCTCCAAGGCTGCCAAAGAACCACTAATCAGAGTCACACAAATGCATCATCCAGATTTACTTTCAATTGAAGCATCGTCCTACTCCAGCCACAATTATTGACAACCAACATGGACAAACTTTTACCTTTTGTTTTGCCATTGTAACCGTAGATAAAAACATCTAAGACCATAATGAAGAAAGGAAGCTAATTTTAATCATGGTCGTACCATACTGAAATATGAGGAAACTATAGTATTATAGAATAGCCTAAGACTTGCAAAATGAGGCTGATTAGTTAGACCAAGAAAAGTCGAGTTGAGACATAAATTGAAGTAGGAAGTGCGTGCAATTTAGAACATATATGGTTTTTATCCCATAAAAGAAAATGGGTACCACACTTTGAAACATATTGCAGGTCTTTATACATTGAAATGATAACTAAAACCTTTGTTGTGCCATCTTGACCAAATTGCAGGCACATAAATTACACTTTTTTAGTTTGCTTTTATGCATGGCCTATTGTTTAAAACAAACTGAAGTTCTTTGTGACAAAATCGTGTATTTGAAAGTAGCATTTTCTACAACAAATGTGACCTATAAAGCCAACCCAAAAAAACTTCCTAAAAGTTGTTTGAGAAAGGAAGTAGAAAGTTATTTTACCGTTACATTATTTTCTCAAGAAACAGAGCTTAGTTTGATACAAGAAGGAAATGTGAATGTGGACAAGCAACAATCAAACCACACTTTACTAACAAACGACAACTGAAATGctaaataattatgcataaacatCAAATTATGATGGTAATAGTTTAGAGGACACATCATTTGATAAAGTAGAGTTCAAACAAGAACATTTAAAACATCTCATAAGTCCATTTAAACTTATATTTAGTCCATATTATTACCTGTTCCCAACCAAAACAGCGGGCTGTTCCACTATTTCCTTCATAAAGTCGACAACTTGGTCTCTCCAAACCATGGCATCATACTCAATAATTGCTTTATCACTCCATCCAAATCCCAGCAAGTCTAAGGCATAGACCTTGTACTTTTTAGCCAGCTCTGGTATGTTATACCTTCATTaggaaaagaaacataaaatgTCATGGAATCACTCCATTGATACAGAAAACAAAGATACTGTTAGTTGCCACAAGACTCGGACGTTT
This window contains:
- the LOC120084261 gene encoding pheophytinase, chloroplastic, with the protein product MISSSDGISPSLKVKTELYNPTANWAFVPLRRAFQHRSKCLMNRRSFAFRGIVASGVSVMGSSAVLQPAQGIERLPFKPEGYNFWTWRGHKIHYVVKGEGPPIVLIHGFGASVFHWRYNIPELAKKYKVYALDLLGFGWSDKAIIEYDAMVWRDQVVDFMKEIVEQPAVLVGNSLGGFTALVSAAGLPDQVRGVVLLNSAGQFGDVNKLTDEPEETSFQKFILKPLKDFFQRIFLGVLFWQTKQPARIVSVLKSVYINSENVDDYLVESISMPAADPNAREVYYRLMTRFMFNQSKYTLNSVLSELCCPLLLLWGDLDPWVGPAKANRIKEFYPNTTLVNLKAGHCPHDEVPELVNSALMDWLATLQQPQPTL